The sequence below is a genomic window from Acidobacteriota bacterium.
CAGGAGCCCGCGCAAGCCTCGACCGAGAGCGGCGTGGGCGCGCCAAAGGGCAAGCTCGCCGACGACGAGAATCCGCTGATGATCGGCAAGCGCAATATCAACAGCCACCAGATTAATTTCTACTCGCTTAACAAGGAGGTGAACCTCGGCCGCCAGCTTGCAGCCGATGTCGATCGGCAGGGCAAGTTCGTAGATGACCCTGTGGTGGTTGAATACGTGAATCGCGTCGGCCAGAACCTCGCGCTGCATTCGGATGCGAAGATTCCTTTCACCATCAAGGTGCTCGATTCGGATGACGTGAATGCGTTCGCGCTGCCGGGAGGGTTTCTTTACGTCAACAGAGGCGCGATACTGGCGGCCGACAGTGAAGCGGAGCTTGCGGGAGTGATGGCCCACGAGATCGCACACGTGGCTGCGCGTCACGGCGTCGAACAGCAGTCAAAGATGACGCTCACAAACTATGCGATGATACCGCTGATCTTCATGACCGGCGGACTCGGATACATTGCTTACCAGGCCGCGCAGATCGGCGTGCCGCTGACGTTCCTCAAGTTCAGCCGCAACGTCGAGTCGGAAGCCGACAAGCTCGGCGCCCAATATCTGTGGTCAGCGGGCTACGACCCCAACAACTTCCTGAGCTTTTTTGAGAAGCTCGAGAAAAAAGAAAAACGCAAACCGGGCACTCTTTCGAAACTGTTCGGCTCTCATCCTCCGACGCCCGACCGCATCATCAAGGTTCACGACCTGCTGGCGAGATTCCCGGATCGCGACGAGTACACAATCAGCACGTCAGAGTTCAATCGAGTGAAGTCGCGACTGCTTGCGATCACGAATTCCAAGACGCTCGACGCGGCGGGAAACCGCGAGACGGGTCCGAAGCGCCCGACGCTCAAGCGGCGTAAAGAAGGTGAAGACCCGTCTCAGCCAAGCACTACCGGTGAAGATGCGAAGGACAAGCCGACGCTGAAGAGGCGCGATAGCGACGGCAAGCCGGCTGATACAAAGCCGCCCGAGACAAAGCCTCCTGGCCAACTGTAAGCGTTAGTTCATTACTCCTCCGTAAGCTGAAGGGCCGGCGGTGCTCCATTGCACGGCCGGCCCGATTTGTTTTTGTTAGCCATAGTACCGCGCAGTTATTAGCTCAACCCTCGGAGTAGCCCCTCCGGTCCGATGCGATAGCAGTCAATCTTTGACAATGCTTCCCACTCGAGTCTGGCGGGATTCTGGATGGCAGTCACCTGAGGCTCGGACGCGCAGTTGAACACAACGTACAGCCAGTACTCATCGCCCAAACTCTGAGCTGTCTTGTACTCATTGGCCGTGAGCGCTATCTCACCGACTCCGGCTCGTCCCTTCACTTCGATGAACCTTGTTTCGATCTGCTCGCGCGAATCATCGGTGCGAAAACGACGCGAAACAAGATCGAAGCCGCGAGTATCGCTCTCGACGCTTTCCACCCTGCAACCTTGCGCTTCCTCAAAAACGATAACCGCTCGAACCGCGACGTTTTCAATTTCAGCGAACCGGAGATCAGCCTGCGTGTCCTGCTCGCCAGAGGGCCGAGTCACGGTATAGCCGACAGCCTTGTAAGCCTTCAACCGCTTCTCGTACATGCGATTCAGCACGGGCACGCAAGCGTCGACGTAATCATAAACCCGGACGACGTGCTTGTTCGCGTGGAGCCGATGCAGCCGGCCGACGTACTGCTGGACCGTGCCTCGCCAAGAGATCGGCATAGCCAGGAACAGCGTGTCCAGTCGAGCATCGTCAAAGCCTTCGCCCATGTAACGCCCAGTCGCGAGGATCACACGTTGCTGGTCTTCAGGCACCGCTTTTATCTGCGAAGCAAGCGCATCCCGTTGCCTCTTGCCCATTCCATAAGGAAGACGTTGGGCACGCGGCGCGATAGCTTCTCGACGAAGAGTTGTAAGTGGTCCGTACGCTCCGTAAGCACGAGCGGAACCCGCCCGTCTTCGACGGCGCACACAATATCAGAGACGATTAGGTCCGTTCGCTGGTCGTCATTAACTAGAGCAGCGTAGATATCCTGTATGCCGATGCCGGTCCATTCCGGAGGCACCGTGAATTCAGTGAACCTGGGTATGACCTCGTGTTGAATAGCTGAAGCGGCCGCCTGTTTCTTGCTGCTCACGTTGAAGCGAATGGGGCCGCACTGCATAAGGATGATTGGGTGGTGGCCGTCTTTGCGAACCGGCGTAGCAGTTAGCCCGACAACGTACCTCGCTTTTACCTTCCTCAACACTCGCTCGAACGTGAAGGCGGAGACGTGGTGGCACTCATCCACGATCACCTGGCCGTATTCGGCAACGAGGTCTTTCACGTCGCCCTTTCGGATCAAGCTCTGAATGACCGCTACGTCTATGCGTTCAGCTCGCGAAGTCTTGCCTCCGCCAATCTGGCCGATGTCCTTGACGCTAAGCCCGAGGAAGACAGCCAACCGTTCCCGCCACTGGTCCATTAAATGGCGTCGATGAACGAGGACCAGCGTGTTCACTTTTCGCGTTGAAATCAGCCGCGCCGCTACCGCCGTCTTGCCGAAGGCAGTCGCCGCGCAAAGGATGCCGTCATCGAAACCAGCGAGAGCATTCGCAGCCTCCGTCTGACCCGCCCGAAAGTCGCCGTGAAACTCGACCTCGATGGAGATGCCGCCAAAGCGATGGTCTGACACCTCGAC
It includes:
- a CDS encoding DUF3883 domain-containing protein; its protein translation is MGKRQRDALASQIKAVPEDQQRVILATGRYMGEGFDDARLDTLFLAMPISWRGTVQQYVGRLHRLHANKHVVRVYDYVDACVPVLNRMYEKRLKAYKAVGYTVTRPSGEQDTQADLRFAEIENVAVRAVIVFEEAQGCRVESVESDTRGFDLVSRRFRTDDSREQIETRFIEVKGRAGVGEIALTANEYKTAQSLGDEYWLYVVFNCASEPQVTAIQNPARLEWEALSKIDCYRIGPEGLLRGLS
- a CDS encoding M48 family metallopeptidase encodes the protein MKTTLLKRATVMMLAAMIVSPTPLLADDKKPAPNQEPAQASTESGVGAPKGKLADDENPLMIGKRNINSHQINFYSLNKEVNLGRQLAADVDRQGKFVDDPVVVEYVNRVGQNLALHSDAKIPFTIKVLDSDDVNAFALPGGFLYVNRGAILAADSEAELAGVMAHEIAHVAARHGVEQQSKMTLTNYAMIPLIFMTGGLGYIAYQAAQIGVPLTFLKFSRNVESEADKLGAQYLWSAGYDPNNFLSFFEKLEKKEKRKPGTLSKLFGSHPPTPDRIIKVHDLLARFPDRDEYTISTSEFNRVKSRLLAITNSKTLDAAGNRETGPKRPTLKRRKEGEDPSQPSTTGEDAKDKPTLKRRDSDGKPADTKPPETKPPGQL